The Mustela erminea isolate mMusErm1 chromosome 6, mMusErm1.Pri, whole genome shotgun sequence genome includes a region encoding these proteins:
- the RNF41 gene encoding E3 ubiquitin-protein ligase NRDP1 isoform X2 — MRNMLSKLQIACDNAVFGCSAVVRLDNLMSHLSDCEHNPKRPVTCEQGCGLEMPKDELPNHNCIKHLRSVVQQQQTRIAELEKTSAEHKHQLAEQKRDIQLLKAYMRAIRSVNPNLQNLEETIEYNEILEWVNSLQPARVTRWGGMISTPDAVLQAVIKRSLVESGCPASIVNELIENAHERSWPQGLATLETRQMNRRYYENYVAKRIPGKQAVVVMACENQHMGDDMVQEPGLVMIFAHGVEEI; from the exons ATGCGGAACATGTTGTCAAAGCTGCAGATCGCCTGCGACAACGCTGTGTTTGGCTGTAGTGCTGTTGTCCGGCTTGACAACCTCATGTCTCACCTCAGTGACTGTGAGCACAACCCCAAACGGCCTGTGACCTGTGAGCAGGGCTGCGG GCTGGAGATGCCCAAAGATGAGCTGCCAAATCACAACTGCATTAAGCACCTGCGCTCCGTGGTGCAGCAGCAGCAGACGCGCATCGCAGAGCTGGAGAAGACCTCAGCCGAGCACAAACACCAGCTGGCCGAGCAG AAGCGAGATATCCAGCTGCTAAAGGCATACATGCGAGCTATCCGCAGCGTCAACCCCAACCTGCAGAACTTGGAGGAGACAATTGAATACAACGAGATCCTAGA GTGGGTGAACTCCCTGCAGCCCGCAAGAGTGACCCGCTGGGGAGGGATGATCTCGACCCCAGATGCTGTACTCCAGGCTGTAATCAAGCGCTCCCTGGTGGAGAGTGGCTGTCCCGCCTCTATCGTCAACGAGCTGATTGAAAATGCCCATGAGCGGAGCTGGCCGCAGGGTCTGGCCACCCTAGAGACAAGACAGATGAACCGGCGCTACTATGAGAACTATGTGGCCAAGCGCATCCCTGGCAAGCAGGCTGTCGTTGTGATGGCCTGTGAGAACCAGCACATGGGTGACGACATGGTGCAGGAGCCGGGCCTTGTCATGATCTTTGCGCATGGCGTGGAAGAGATATAG
- the RNF41 gene encoding E3 ubiquitin-protein ligase NRDP1 isoform X1, translated as MGYDVTRFQGDVDEDLICPICSGVLEEPVQAPHCEHAFCNACITQWFSQQQTCPVDRSVVTVAHLRPVPRIMRNMLSKLQIACDNAVFGCSAVVRLDNLMSHLSDCEHNPKRPVTCEQGCGLEMPKDELPNHNCIKHLRSVVQQQQTRIAELEKTSAEHKHQLAEQKRDIQLLKAYMRAIRSVNPNLQNLEETIEYNEILEWVNSLQPARVTRWGGMISTPDAVLQAVIKRSLVESGCPASIVNELIENAHERSWPQGLATLETRQMNRRYYENYVAKRIPGKQAVVVMACENQHMGDDMVQEPGLVMIFAHGVEEI; from the exons ATGGGGTATGATGTAACCCGTTTCCAGGGGGATGTTGACGAAGACCTTATCTGTCCTATTTGCAGTGGGGTCTTGGAGGAGCCAGTCCAG GCACCTCATTGTGAGCATGCCTTCTGCAATGCCTGCATCACCCAATGGTTCTCTCAGCAGCAGACGTGTCCGGTGGACCGTAGCGTTGTGACGGTCGCCCACCTGCGCCCAGTACCTCGGATCATGCGGAACATGTTGTCAAAGCTGCAGATCGCCTGCGACAACGCTGTGTTTGGCTGTAGTGCTGTTGTCCGGCTTGACAACCTCATGTCTCACCTCAGTGACTGTGAGCACAACCCCAAACGGCCTGTGACCTGTGAGCAGGGCTGCGG GCTGGAGATGCCCAAAGATGAGCTGCCAAATCACAACTGCATTAAGCACCTGCGCTCCGTGGTGCAGCAGCAGCAGACGCGCATCGCAGAGCTGGAGAAGACCTCAGCCGAGCACAAACACCAGCTGGCCGAGCAG AAGCGAGATATCCAGCTGCTAAAGGCATACATGCGAGCTATCCGCAGCGTCAACCCCAACCTGCAGAACTTGGAGGAGACAATTGAATACAACGAGATCCTAGA GTGGGTGAACTCCCTGCAGCCCGCAAGAGTGACCCGCTGGGGAGGGATGATCTCGACCCCAGATGCTGTACTCCAGGCTGTAATCAAGCGCTCCCTGGTGGAGAGTGGCTGTCCCGCCTCTATCGTCAACGAGCTGATTGAAAATGCCCATGAGCGGAGCTGGCCGCAGGGTCTGGCCACCCTAGAGACAAGACAGATGAACCGGCGCTACTATGAGAACTATGTGGCCAAGCGCATCCCTGGCAAGCAGGCTGTCGTTGTGATGGCCTGTGAGAACCAGCACATGGGTGACGACATGGTGCAGGAGCCGGGCCTTGTCATGATCTTTGCGCATGGCGTGGAAGAGATATAG